One window from the genome of Dermacentor silvarum isolate Dsil-2018 chromosome 7, BIME_Dsil_1.4, whole genome shotgun sequence encodes:
- the LOC119458232 gene encoding sulfotransferase ssu-1-like, translating into MNTNHVYRDVCGINFCWAFQEHIIREALAYKPRQGDLFVVSYPKCGTTWMQHIVYAIFNDGTPPPDMDEFMRRSPFLEMIGVGAAESMRRPGAIKTHLPFTHQPYSPQAKYIYVSRNPYDCCVSFYYHYKSFPAYYFTEQPFDKFFDMFVEGKVEFGDYFDHQISWYDHRNDENVLFVTYEELKMEPRAGILKIAYFLGENYGRKLQEQPEMLDRVLNASSMKTMKGFNEEFKKWATKAAEILEATGRYQPLPIELAEVMNEPTTAEFVRKGIIGDWKNHFTPDQIRRMKNRIALKTKGSTLMSLWQDIGLP; encoded by the exons ATGAATACCAACCATGTCTACAGGGATGTTTGTGGCATCAACTTCTGCTGGGCATTCCAGGAGCACATCATAAGAGAAGCTCTCGCGTACAAACCGAGGCAAGGGGACTTATTCGTCGTATCCTACCCAAAGTGCGGCACAACATGGATGCAGCATATCGTGTACGCCATATTTAACGACGGCACC ccgccgccc GACATGGACGAATTCATGCGGAGGTCCCCCTTTCTGGAGATGATTGGAGTAGGGGCCGCCGAATCCATGCGACGTCCTGGCGCGATCAAGACACACCTTCCATTCACCCACCAGCCCTACTCTCCTCAAGCAAAGTACATATACGTCAGCCGTAACCCCTACGACTGCTGCGTTTCATTCTATTATCACTACAAGTCATTCCCTGCTTACTATTTCACCGAGCAGCCGTTTGACAAATTCTTCGACATGTTCGTCGAAGGAAAAGTGGAATTTGGAGACTACTTTGACCACCAGATATCATGGTACGACCACAGAAACGATGAAAACGTGCTCTTCGTCACCTACGAGGAACTGAAGATGGAACCCCGCGCCGGAATCCTTAAGATAGCCTATTTTCTGGGAGAGAACTATGGCAGAAAACTGCAGGAGCAACCAGAAATGTTGGACAGGGTGTTGAACGCGTCGAGCATGAAGACCATGAAGGGATTCAACGAGGAATTCAAGAAATGGGCGACAAAGGCTGCGGAGATATTGGAAGCGACTGGAAGGTACCAGCCGCTGCCCATCGAATTAGCGGAAGTAATGAACGAGCCAACAACGGCAGAATTTGTACGTAAGGGAATCATCGGTGATTGGAAAAACCACTTCACTCCCGACCAAATAAGGCGTATGAAAAACAGGATAGCCTTAAAAACAAAGGGCAGCACCCTGATGAGTCTGTGGCAAGACATTGGCCTTCCGTGA